The Candidatus Obscuribacterales bacterium nucleotide sequence AATTGCGCGCTATTTGGGTGACAAAATTCGTCAAGTGCAGGAGCGCGATCGCCCCTGGCTGGAAAAAGACGGCATTGATTTCCGCTGTAGCTTTTTGCTAGCAGGGCAAATTTTGGGCCATCGCCCCAGCCTCTATCTGGTGTATACCCAAGGGAATTTCATCGAAGCCACCCCCGAAACGCCCTTCTTGCAAATCGGCGAAACCAAGTATGGCAAGCCTATCCTAGACCGCACCATCACCTTTGAGACCCCTCTCGACGCGGTTGCTAAATGTGTCTTACTGTCCATCGACTCCACCATGAAGTCAAACATCTCAGTGGGGCCACCCATTAACCTGATGATGTACGAGACCGACAGCTTTGTTGTTCAACACCAACTCAAACTAAGAGTGGGAGATCCCTATTTGGCAAAAATCCGTCGGCTATGGGAAGTGTCGGTGCGGCAGGCATTTGAGCAAATGCCCGATGTGGAATGGCAGCACTATCTCAG carries:
- a CDS encoding proteasome-type protease; translated protein: MTYCLGIVTRYGLVLAADSRTNAGVDYISTYQKLFDFSVPGQRVIMLCTAGNLSMTQSVLYSIEQDLKSDELENLHTLPTLYEIARYLGDKIRQVQERDRPWLEKDGIDFRCSFLLAGQILGHRPSLYLVYTQGNFIEATPETPFLQIGETKYGKPILDRTITFETPLDAVAKCVLLSIDSTMKSNISVGPPINLMMYETDSFVVQHQLKLRVGDPYLAKIRRLWEVSVRQAFEQMPDVEWQHYLSEDAHEEVFTD